A window of Modestobacter versicolor contains these coding sequences:
- the glgP gene encoding alpha-glucan family phosphorylase yields the protein MRALRRLTVRASLPEALRPLSQLVTNLRWSWHPETRDLFEALDPELWDSCGGDPVTVLGEVSAERLAMLADDPAFLQRLQAVADDLNTYLDAPHWYQSLGEEAPATIAYFSAEFGITEVLPQYSGGLGILAGDHLKAASDLGVPLVGVGLLYRAGYFSQSLSPDGWQLEHYPALDPHGLPLKLLRDADRNAVVITVPLPEGRTLSAHVYRAQVGRVQLLLLDSDIEENAPAERLVTDRLYGGGEDHRLRQEMLLGIGGVRALRAYCSLTGTPQPEVFHANEGHAGFQGVERIRELTESHGLSFAEALQAVRGGTVFTTHTPVPAGIDRFPRALIERYFAGFGVPVDQLLPLGAEEDPSKFNMAHMGLRLGQRANGVSQLHGHVSRDMFGALWPGFDPDDVPIGSITNGVHAPTWTARELVELGTQTTSQGDPATVQGDVHFDGVDRIDAGELWRTRRLLRGRLVEEVRRRVRATALSRGAAEAELGWTESAFDPDVLTIGFARRVPSYKRLTLMLRDPDRLRALLLDDERPIQLVIAGKSHPADDGGKQLIQQMVKFADDPAIRHRIAFLPNYDIGMARYLYWGCDVWLNNPLRPLEACGTSGMKSALNGGLNLSIRDGWWDEWFDGQNGWAIPTADGVADPDRRDEVEAQAIYELLDRQVLPRFYEVDHDGIPTRWVEMVRDTLRETGPKVLATRMVRDYVEQLYVPAAGSARTMAAGGYEAACHEATWRAHLLDHWHGVRVAHVEATGVGETPEIGGGIDLRAEVELPGLSPADVLVEAAFGRVDDADGLHQVTTVPMQHDGTEGSRHWFTATVPLTRTGAFGYTVRVLPHSANAAVPAELGVVVNA from the coding sequence GTGCGAGCCCTCCGCAGACTCACCGTCCGAGCGTCCCTCCCCGAGGCCCTGCGGCCGCTGTCGCAGCTGGTCACCAACCTGCGCTGGTCGTGGCACCCGGAGACCCGTGACCTCTTCGAGGCGCTGGACCCCGAGCTGTGGGACAGCTGCGGCGGCGACCCGGTGACGGTGCTGGGGGAGGTGTCCGCCGAGCGGCTGGCCATGCTGGCCGACGACCCGGCCTTCCTGCAGCGGCTCCAGGCGGTCGCCGACGACCTGAACACCTACCTCGACGCCCCGCACTGGTACCAGTCGCTGGGGGAGGAGGCGCCGGCCACGATCGCCTACTTCTCCGCCGAGTTCGGCATCACCGAGGTGCTCCCGCAGTACTCGGGCGGGCTGGGCATCCTGGCCGGCGACCACCTCAAGGCCGCCTCCGACCTCGGCGTCCCGCTGGTGGGGGTCGGGCTGCTCTACCGCGCGGGCTACTTCTCCCAGAGCCTGTCGCCCGACGGCTGGCAGCTCGAGCACTACCCGGCGCTCGACCCGCACGGCCTGCCGCTGAAGCTGCTGCGCGACGCCGACCGCAACGCCGTGGTGATCACCGTCCCGCTGCCCGAGGGCCGCACCCTCTCCGCGCACGTCTACCGCGCCCAGGTCGGCCGGGTGCAGCTGCTGCTGCTCGACAGCGACATCGAGGAGAACGCCCCCGCCGAGCGGCTGGTCACCGACCGGCTCTACGGCGGCGGCGAGGACCACCGGCTCCGCCAGGAGATGCTGCTGGGCATCGGCGGCGTGCGGGCGCTGCGGGCGTACTGCTCGCTCACCGGCACCCCGCAGCCGGAGGTCTTCCACGCCAACGAGGGGCACGCCGGGTTCCAGGGCGTGGAGCGGATCCGCGAGCTCACCGAGTCGCACGGGCTGTCCTTCGCCGAGGCGCTGCAGGCGGTGCGCGGTGGCACGGTGTTCACCACCCACACGCCGGTGCCGGCCGGCATCGACCGGTTCCCCCGGGCCCTCATCGAGCGCTACTTCGCCGGGTTCGGCGTCCCGGTCGACCAGCTGCTGCCGCTGGGCGCCGAGGAGGACCCGAGCAAGTTCAACATGGCGCACATGGGCCTGCGGCTGGGGCAGCGGGCCAACGGCGTGAGCCAGCTGCACGGCCACGTCAGCCGCGACATGTTCGGCGCCCTGTGGCCGGGCTTCGACCCCGACGACGTCCCGATCGGCTCGATCACCAACGGTGTGCACGCCCCGACCTGGACGGCGCGCGAGCTGGTCGAGCTGGGCACCCAGACCACCAGCCAGGGCGACCCGGCCACCGTGCAGGGCGACGTCCACTTCGACGGCGTCGACCGGATCGACGCCGGCGAGCTGTGGCGCACCCGCCGGCTGCTGCGCGGCCGGCTGGTCGAGGAGGTCCGGCGCCGGGTGCGGGCCACGGCGCTGTCCCGCGGCGCGGCCGAGGCCGAGCTGGGCTGGACCGAGAGCGCGTTCGACCCCGACGTCCTCACCATCGGGTTCGCCCGGCGGGTGCCGTCCTACAAGCGGCTGACGCTGATGCTCCGCGACCCCGACCGGCTCAGGGCGCTGCTGCTGGACGACGAGCGGCCGATCCAGCTGGTCATCGCCGGCAAGAGCCACCCGGCCGACGACGGCGGCAAGCAGCTGATCCAGCAGATGGTGAAGTTTGCCGACGACCCGGCGATCCGGCACCGCATCGCGTTCCTGCCCAACTACGACATCGGCATGGCGCGCTACCTGTACTGGGGCTGCGACGTGTGGCTGAACAACCCGCTGCGGCCGCTGGAGGCGTGCGGCACGTCGGGGATGAAGTCCGCGCTCAACGGCGGGCTGAACCTCTCCATCCGCGACGGCTGGTGGGACGAGTGGTTCGACGGCCAGAACGGCTGGGCGATCCCGACCGCCGACGGCGTGGCCGACCCCGACCGGCGGGACGAGGTCGAGGCCCAGGCGATCTACGAGCTGCTGGACCGCCAGGTGCTGCCGCGCTTCTACGAGGTCGACCACGACGGCATACCCACCCGCTGGGTGGAGATGGTCCGGGACACCCTGCGCGAGACCGGCCCCAAGGTGCTCGCCACCCGGATGGTGCGCGACTACGTGGAGCAGCTCTACGTCCCCGCGGCCGGCTCGGCCCGCACCATGGCCGCCGGCGGGTACGAGGCGGCGTGCCACGAGGCGACCTGGCGCGCGCACCTGCTCGACCACTGGCACGGGGTGCGGGTGGCGCACGTCGAGGCGACCGGGGTGGGCGAGACCCCGGAGATCGGTGGCGGCATCGACCTGCGGGCGGAGGTGGAACTGCCCGGGCTGTCGCCGGCCGACGTCCTCGTCGAGGCCGCCTTCGGCCGGGTGGACGACGCCGACGGGCTGCACCAGGTGACCACCGTGCCGATGCAGCACGACGGCACCGAGGGCTCCCGCCACTGGTTCACCGCCACCGTGCCGCTGACCCGCACCGGGGCCTTCGGCTACACCGTCCGGGTGCTGCCGCACTCGGCGAACGCGGCAGTGCCGGCCGAGCTGGGGGTCGTCGTCAACGCCTGA